ATCAGCCGGATATTGATTTACCGATGACATTTTATGGACTCAAAGAGTACACTCCTGAATACAGAGCACTTTTTAAAGATATATACATGCAAAATTCTACCCGTTATGTCAAACCTTATGAGGGAGTTTTTGAATTACTACACTATCTCAAAGATCATGATATTTTTATGAGTATTGCGACAAATGCGTCAGATTTTTTTGCCAATCATATGCTAGAAGATTGTCATATGCTCGATTTTTTTGATTTGGTCATCGGTGCCAATAATGTTCCCAATAAAAAGCCCGAACCGGATATGGTGCATTTGATTTTAGATCAAAGCAACACCCATAAAGA
This genomic window from Sulfurospirillum sp. 1612 contains:
- a CDS encoding HAD family hydrolase, whose protein sequence is MIKSVIFDMDGTLLDSSFAMTQTVNQIRDTLGLKPISQEFLEFHINQPDIDLPMTFYGLKEYTPEYRALFKDIYMQNSTRYVKPYEGVFELLHYLKDHDIFMSIATNASDFFANHMLEDCHMLDFFDLVIGANNVPNKKPEPDMVHLILDQSNTHKDASILIGDSIKDEWAAKHSNVPFIFADWGYGTSNTATMKIETISKLSDYFKEVL